From the genome of Diabrotica virgifera virgifera chromosome 8, PGI_DIABVI_V3a:
taatacataatacataggtactaataataaactaataacaAAATAACTAATATTACTAGTACGTACTTGTTCATAGCTACATTCCTACCTATCAAACGAAGGTGTTTGAAGAATAAACACAAACTTTTATCCAGCCACAACGGCATGTCAcgtatgatttaaaaatagttaataataacaacaaaaaagtAACGCACTATCATAAACAtaaacattgaaaaataaaaaagcacgTTCAATGAGAAGGCTGACACTAAGActcatcgataatttttttaatgtttgcaGTATAATTTGATGCAGCCATTCGAATACACTTATCCAAATGTTCATCTGTAAGTCGActgtagagttgcacaagtttgacttgaatgtttgaacttgacttgagtttgacttaatttcaaatcaaactcaagtcaatccttctgacaaataattcaagtcaagtcaaactagtCAATCATACAGGTTTGAAAagtcaaactgtttgtcaaactagtttgaaagagtttgaaaaataattcatttcgtagatatacttttttaacaatccacgaggaaaataaaattcctgtagctggctgtataccataaatcacaaaaaatacaggatccttcgtaaaaggtatatttaaaagaccctaataagggttgcatcacaaaacaaaacgttttcggattaacaagtaatccatcatcagtgttaagccaataacatgaatgcgtgagccaccaaaaagttatgggtaaaaaccctttaaaaggtataagaccttatattatactacatattatgtctaaaatagttagatgttgcaaatattcctggatattacccaggacAACACAGGATGCCTCTAACCCACGTGGGTGTGATAtgaaagggatgaacctcacatattgaaaattgagtgtcaactatatcttttaaagggtttttacccataactttttggtggctcacgcatgcatgttattggcttaacactgatgatggattacttgttaatccgaaaacgttttgttttgtgatgtaaccattattagggtcttttaaatataacttttacaaaggatcctgtattttattttttttaatttttttatatacttttttgttgagatagacatgtcagttgccaatcaagataagaaatttaataataggtacattgagtgccatataaatcatcctttagttccaataattttagtatttgtttccttctactcatttttaaaaatcatgtacaatagaacactgacactttcacagtaaactattttttagcacgcacaacaaaattaaataaaaaatactaaatgaacagtttttggtttaaatgggatctagctatttttataattttctgcttttataacCGATAACAATAAACACCGGCTCCGTCTTCAACGACAGaacgaaagtcataaaaaaagtgaaagttaaaaaggaagaaaacaaagaacctcAAAAATCTGTTTCCGTACCAACCCCTTTTTAAGCCTAGTTCCCtgaaattttatggtcaaatttggattatctacattttttcaatacaaatGGCCCAGAATCTCACAACACGTGTTGTGTACTAAAAGTAATTAAGTCGAGCTGCGTAAGGTACTAATAAAACAGTAGAAGTTGCTGTACACAAAGcagacttttgaaattaaaagttgtacggttggaataaaatcaatattaATACATGAAAAACAAGCTATTgatttatactcttagtacagaaatgattaataaacattcaaaattcaaaatatagaagaatcccgaaaggttcattttatgacttatactatattcttagtacatagcacgttagacataatataaagattttatatagattacatatttgtatttttcaatttaataacatatattataaacacaacattttcactttaaaaaaattctatcattttttgacggaaacttcaaaattaatgtgtatGTGTAACACAAAACTGTTATTCTGgccaaacgcttagtttagcataaacagaccaaagtcggcgcttagtctacaattgcgaaactgttatgaatggcagatatggatatatggcagttaagaatggcagttatgaatatagtcttgttatgcaaaactaaaaacccttaatagacagaatgtcgcttgctttatttttgtttttcttagtaaccgttaacgtgacaataacagggatttttccaagatagttttagctatgtgtcaccagaatccgctgttatctcgattttaaagaaatggcgcttggtcgagttatgcataacgctgtccttttaaagaattagttcactgtttgtgattttataacgctgttctttatttttacataatagaagtatgtatgcactttgcaattttcatttttttgaaaTCACTTGTACTTTTCAGTATAACCGAAAAATATCCACATGcagatattaggtttgttctagcaaacagtcaaactagtcagaaaccgtcagcaaacagttggtcagcgagagaacataatacagtcaccagtgatatcccctctactcgcgctggtccactattcgctgatggtttcaaaccgtttgaaactgatgctagaacaaacctattaccttccaaagccacacacttcaaaacgaacgtaataaacaagccaaacatggacgtctaaatatgaactacaaactaatttgcggattATCAGTCACCATCCAAATAAGTCACAACAAAATAcatacgctctcaattagaattggaaataaacacgttgccaatatgacattcaaacttcaaactgtttgaagaagtttgatttcaagtcaaacctaaagatatcgaaatcaagtcaagtcaaacttttttacaataaaaagtttgattttcaagtcaagtcaagtttgttgaataaaatcaaactagtttgactttaTGCATCTCTAGTCGACTGCGATATTTGTTCTTAATAAACTTCATATTGGAAAAAGAAGATTCACACAAATAGGTTGAACTGAATAATGCTTTCACTTTCAATGCAACACGGCATAGAACTGAATATTTGTCTTTACTTACAATAGGCCAGATACATTCAGTACTTGAGACTAACGATTTTAAGGCTAAATCATTTTGAAACTCAATGACTTCCATTTCTGTTGCAGTGATGTCTTCGCCAAAGTTCTGCATAACACAAGCTGCAAACTGTTGGATATCAATTTCCATAAAGGGTGAAACAACAAACTGCGCTACTAAAGCCATTTCATTGAAATCCTGaaaacaatttttgaagttaCTCTTCAGGGCAGAAATTATTTCTACATGATATTTGTTGTCATAGGGTTCTAATGGATTTTGAGATATTTTTTCTGAAAGAATAGGAAAATGCTTGGAATCGCTGTTAATTAGGTTTTGTTCCCAAAACTCCAGCTTTTTGATAAATGCTTTTATATCAGCAATCATTTCCGCTAGTTCTTTGTCTCTCCCCTGAAGCTGCAAATTAAGTTCGTTTAATTTCTCTGTAATGTCCACGAGAAAACCAAAATCTCTAAGCCAGATTGAATTTTCTAGTTCCGGAGTCGGTTCATCGCGTTGTTTGAAAAATTGAACTATGCCAGATAGAACATCATTAAAACGTTTCAGCACCCGTTCTCTACTTAACCATCGGACTTCAGAGTGAAGGAGTAGGTCCCCGTATTGACAGTCAACTTCATCGGCCAAGGTTCTGAATAATCTTCTTTGTAACGCTTGAGCTCTAATCTTGTTCACAATTTTTACCACCAGTTTCATAACGTTGTTTAGTTTCAGGAAATTTCCACATAATGCTTGCTGATGGATAATGCAGTGGTAACAGAGAAATTGCGGAAAAGTTTCACCTTTACGACATAACGCCACCAGACCCTTATCCCAACCCACCATAGCTGCCATCGGTTGTCAAGCCTACCATTTTCGATATTGGAATTTTCTCggaagaaataatattttttaaatgagaaaacaACTCCTGTCCAGTAGTGTGTCCTTTCAGTGGAATGAACTTCTTTAATCGTAAAATCACTAAAAACCATCCTGACGAACACGGCCATCTGGGCAGTGTCAACGACATCTGTTGATTCATCCAGTTGAAGTGAAAAATAAACACAGTTATCTAAGTCAGTTCTTAActgtaaaaaaatatcattgctCATTACTTCTACACGTCTCATCACCGCATTAGCAGAAAGTTGCATAGATTTATAGCTAAAACTATCTCGTCTTTATTTCTAAAGTTGGCAAATAACGAATCAGCAGCTTctaaaaaagaaatgaatatttctttcaccaagaacttccttggctgagTCTAGGATATTAATGATTACATGTGATATACATTCTGTGATATACATGTTCCTGCTTCTTTCCGttcttttttggaataggtatATCTTGTGGAGTCATTATGTAAGCTTAATAGGTACTActtttaaaaacttaaaatacaGACAATTAGGTTGCACTAATGTTGAGTCATTTTGAAAAGAATTCAAGTACCTAGGAGCGATTATagcatctgaaaataaatatgaaaaggacgtggcagccaggattattgcaggaaacagggcatattactcattaatgaccgtacttaaatcaaaaatactctcaagaccagcaaaaataagagtatataagacaatatttcgtcccacaataacgtatggaagcgagacATGGACTCTGAACCTGCGAGAAACGTCAAAATTACTGGTACtcgaaagaaagatactgcggactatctatgggccttgcagagacgagacaacaggagaatggagaagaagacacaatgatgaactccagacagtatagggagatgaaaacatagtacactacattaaagcaaaccgaataaGATGGGCGGGCTACCAAAGATCGAGTGAccaaagacttctgaacgccacattctgggaaaggcccgttggaaaaaggtcagttggtcgcccaagaaagagatggaaggacgcagtagccagcaaTCTACGCAAAATGTAGGGGTGTAAAGCTAGTTCGCGTCCGTAGTAGAATACTacacgtgcaccctgggtaatgctaaatgaactagcacaatAGGCAGCCAGACAATCTAGAATCTCTAGATCTCCTGGCAAGGaacacattaaaataattaaaataataagatATGCCTCCAACCAACAACTTAAAGGGACCTTCTCAGGACCAAGCAACAAAACGACTCGGACCAAGCGTCCGAATATGCCATTTAAATATAGAAGGTATTAGTAGAAGTAAATGTGAGTACCTTCAAAAGGTACTCATTGAAAATAATATCGACGTAGTCGCAATTCAGGAAACCCATGTAGAAAACGAGGAACAAATTCTCGCTAGAGGAAGAATTCATGGTTACGATTTACTGGGTGCAACTTACCATCCAGCTTATGGAGTAGCAACCTATGTacgaaacaaaatagaaaatgcacaCATATGTTCTACAtcagacataaataacattcatACGGTTACCATACAAATTGGCGAAATTACTGTCAGCAATATTTATAAACCACCGGCAGTCCTGTGGCCTCCGCATGTTATTCACGCCCACCCACACCCCTCAGTGTATGTTGGAGATTTTAACAGCCATCACGAACTCTGGAAGTAtagacaaagtgatcaaaacggcGAGGCTTTGATAAATTGGAGCGAAGGGGCTGGCACGTATTTAGTCTTTGACGCTAAAGATAGGGGAACTTTTCGATCTGCAGCCTGGAGGCGAGAATACAACCCAGACCTATCCTTTGTCTCCACAAACGAAAACAATCAACCCCTGGCAGCTTCACGTACAG
Proteins encoded in this window:
- the LOC114327582 gene encoding general transcription factor II-I repeat domain-containing protein 2-like, with protein sequence MAAMVGWDKGLVALCRKGETFPQFLCYHCIIHQQALCGNFLKLNNVMKLVVKIVNKIRAQALQRRLFRTLADEVDCQYGDLLLHSEVRWLSRERVLKRFNDVLSGIVQFFKQRDEPTPELENSIWLRDFGFLVDITEKLNELNLQLQGRDKELAEMIADIKAFIKKLEFWEQNLINSDSKHFPILSEKISQNPLEPYDNKYHVEIISALKSNFKNCFQDFNEMALVAQFVVSPFMEIDIQQFAACVMQNFGEDITATEMEVIEFQNDLALKSLVSSTECIWPIVSKDKYSVLCRVALKVKALFSSTYLCESSFSNMKFIKNKYRSRLEMHKVKLV